Proteins found in one Saccharomyces mikatae IFO 1815 strain IFO1815 genome assembly, chromosome: 5 genomic segment:
- the SMKI05G0020 gene encoding uncharacterized protein, translating to MQLMTFLLILFAWVSYSIATQTSWSDGLMRTLATGVGSTASDAPTYRCFCDINMNWIEMEKIAELVSQNYINNTSNIDVDLSNTILDAIDPLKSRVCKDLSKPDLFNNKPNLRHESVSIIQRISNVLFAGIEQLFSRLVTIIKANQHCTGITSYPTSRSRGNLSKKLTVYLWVSWFQINDVTDTDSIYIIAVSLPKVQTTSISSVISKEVRKWIFDEARKTNLASWCSKNVINNNWEANFRFLKWNGEKLFQQNIWDIPCQSIQMTMH from the coding sequence ATGCAACTGATGACGTTTTTATTGATACTCTTCGCTTGGGTCTCCTATTCTATTGCTACTCAGACGAGTTGGTCCGATGGCTTGATGCGTACTTTAGCAACCGGAGTGGGCAGCACTGCTTCTGATGCGCCCACATATAGATGTTTTTGCGATATAAATATGAACTGGATTGAGATGGAAAAAATAGCGGAACTTGTCTCACAAAATTATATTAATAACACGTCAAATATAGATGTGGACTTGAGCAATACTATTCTTGATGCCATTGATCCTTTGAAAAGCAGAGTGTGTAAAGATCTTTCCAAACCTGACTTATTCAATAATAAACCAAACTTAAGACATGAAAGTGTTTCAATTATCCAACGTATTTCCAATGTTTTATTTGCTGGTATTGAACAATTATTTTCTCGATTAGTCacaataataaaagcaAACCAGCACTGTACGGGTATTACGTCATATCCTACTTCTAGAAGCCGTGGAAATTTATCCAAGAAACTCACCGTATATTTATGGGTATCTTGGTTCCAAATCAATGATGTAACTGATACTGACAGTATTTATATTATTGCTGTTTCATTACCAAAGGTACAAACAACTTCCATAAGCTCTGTTATCTCAAAAGAAGTGAGGAAATGGATTTTTGATGAAGCACGTAAGACGAACCTGGCATCATGGTGCAGTAAAAACgtaataaataataattgGGAAGCCAACTTCCGGTTTCTGAAATGGAATGGTgagaaactttttcaacaaaatatatGGGATATACCATGCCAATCCATTCAAATGACCATGCATTGA
- the SMKI05G0050 gene encoding SRP1/TIP1 family protein: MVKLTSIAAGVAAIAAGVAAAPATTTLSPSDERVNLVELGVYVSDIRAHLAQYYLFQAAHPTETYPVEVAEAVFNYGDFTTMLTGVAPDQVTRMITGVPWYSTRLRPAISSALSKDGIYTAVPN, translated from the coding sequence ATGGTCAAATTAACTTCAATTGCTGCCGGTGTTGCTGCTATCGCTGCCGGTGTTGCCGCTGCCCCAGCCACCACCACTTTATCTCCATCTGACGAAAGAGTGAATTTGGTCGAATTAGGTGTCTACGTCTCTGATATCAGAGCTCACTTGGCGCAATACTACTTGTTCCAAGCCGCCCACCCAACTGAAACATACCCAGTCGAAGTTGCTGAAGCTGTCTTCAACTACGGTGATTTTACCACCATGTTGACTGGTGTTGCCCCAGACCAAGTGACCAGAATGATCACTGGTGTCCCATGGTACTCTACCAGATTGAGACCAGCGATCTCTAGTGCCCTATCCAAGGACGGTATTTATACTGCCGTTCCAAATTAG
- the SMKI05G0040 gene encoding uncharacterized protein (similar to Saccharomyces cerevisiae FRE3 (YOR381W)), with product MNLVYFFDVILLFCLLGVSASPAKTKMYGKLPLVLTDACMGVLGEVTWEYTSDDLYASPACTYEPALQSMLYCIYESLNEKGHSNKTFEKTFSAIKEDCSYYTDSLQNMTDDDFYNIMNNGTKHMVEYIEDSVNLTYPIWINAEIRNKYYYSYHGFYANYDIGHTYGGIICAYFVGVMILASILHYLNYTPFKTALLRQRFVRYVRGYFTLPTICGKHASSLFGLKIFTGYLPTRFEGVIILGYLVLHTVFLAYGYQYDPYNLIFDSRKEQVARYVADRSGVLAFAHLPLIALFAGRNNFLEAISGVKYTSFIMFHKWLGRMMFLDSMIHGAAYTSYAVFYKDWEVSKDETYWQFGVAALCLAGVIVFFSLAIFRKLFYEAFLFLHIVLGALFFYTCWEHVVEISGIEWIYAAIAIWIFDRLIRIIRVSYFGFPKASLQLIGDDIIRVTVKKPALLWKAKPGQYVFVSFLHPLYFWQSHPFTVLDSIINDGELVIILKEKKGVTRLVKKYVYRNGGKTSMRLAIEGPYGCSSPVNYYDNILLLTGGTGLPGPIAHAIELGKSSAAAGKQFVKLVVTIRGFDVLEAYKPELMCLKDLHIQLHVYNTMQTPVLTPSDSLDISQQDEKSDEKGTAVATTLEKNSFNPFQLDNAVFHHGRPDVKKLLQEASDFNGSLAVVCCGPPIFVDEVRDQTASIVLEKSSKAIEYFEEYQTW from the coding sequence ATGAACTTggtttacttttttgatgttattttgcttttctgCTTGCTAGGTGTAAGCGCCTCGCCTGCCAAGACAAAAATGTACGGCAAGTTGCCGCTGGTTTTGACTGACGCATGCATGGGAGTTCTTGGCGAAGTCACTTGGGAGTATACTAGCGATGATTTATATGCATCACCAGCATGTACATATGAACCTGCATTGCAATCAATGCTGTATTGTATTTACGAATCATTGAACGAAAAAGGTCATTCAAATaaaacctttgaaaaaacattCTCTGCTATCAAGGAAGATTGCTCATATTACACTGACAGCCTTCAGAATATGACCGATGATGAtttttataatataatGAATAACGGAACAAAGCATATGGTGGAGTATATTGAAGATAGTGTAAATCTTACTTATCCGATTTGGATAAATGCCGAAATAAGGAATAAGTACTACTATTCCTACCATGGTTTCTATGCTAACTACGACATTGGTCATACATATGGTGGTATAATTTGTGCCTATTTTGTAGGTGTTATGATTCTTGCAAgcattcttcattatttgaATTACACTCCGTTTAAAACTGCCTTACTTAGACAAAGATTTGTCAGATATGTGAGAGGATATTTTACACTGCCTACTATTTGTGGAAAGCATGCGTCGAGCCTTTTTGGTCTCAAAATATTTACAGGCTATCTTCCCACACGATTTGAAGGTGTCATTATACTTGGATACCTGGTACTGCATACTGTTTTCCTGGCTTACGGATATCAGTACGATCCCTATAATTTAATATTCGATTCTCGTAAAGAACAAGTTGCTAGATATGTGGCAGATAGAAGTGGTGTTCTGGCATTTGCACATCTTCCCCTGATAGCTCTTTTTGCCGGAAGGAACAATTTTCTTGAGGCTATCTCTGGCGTGAAATACACTTCTTTCATTATGTTTCATAAATGGCTGGGAAGGATGATGTTTTTAGATTCAATGATTCACGGTGCCGCCTATACCAGTTATGCAGTATTCTATAAAGATTGGGAAGTGAGCAAGGATGAAACATATTGGCAGTTTGGTGTAGCTGCACTTTGTCTAGCTGgtgttattgtttttttctccttagcaatttttagaaaattATTTTATGAGGCATTCctatttcttcatattgTTCTTGGCGCATTGTTCTTTTATACATGTTGGGAGCATGTCGTAGAGATTAGTGGCATTGAGTGGATATACGCTGCTATTGCCATTTGGATCTTTGATAGGCTTATTCGAATTATTAGAGTATCGTATTTTGGTTTTCCTAAGGCCTCATTGCAGTTAATCGGAGATGACATCATTCGAGTCACGGTTAAAAAACCAGCATTACTATGGAAAGCTAAACCTGGACAgtatgtttttgtttcgTTTTTACATCCGCTGTATTTTTGGCAGTCACATCCTTTCACCGTTTTGGATTCAATTATCAACGATGGTGAACTAGTCATTATTCTGAAGGAGAAAAAGGGGGTAACAAGACTtgttaaaaaatatgtCTACCGCAATGGAGGTAAGACTTCTATGAGACTGGCTATAGAAGGGCCTTATGGTTGTTCATCTCCAGTCAATTATTATGATAATATCCTGTTACTTACGGGAGGTACTGGTTTGCCAGGACCTATTGCACATGCGATTGAACTTGGGAAATCTTCAGCTGCAGCTGGAAAACAATTCGTAAAGTTAGTGGTTACAATTAGGGGGTTCGACGTACTCGAGGCTTACAAACCAGAACTAATGTGTCTAAAAGATTTGCATATACAGCTTCATGTCTACAACACAATGCAAACTCCAGTTCTAACCCCTAGCGATAGTTTAGATATTTCTCAACAGGATGAAAAATCTGATGAGAAAGGTACTGCTGTGGCAACTActttagaaaagaattcaTTCAATCCATTCCAACTTGATAATGCTGTTTTTCATCATGGAAGACCAGATGTCAAGAAACTTCTTCAGGAAGCATCTGACTTCAATGGTTCGTTGGCTGTGGTTTGTTGTGGTCCTCCTATTTTTGTTGACGAAGTAAGAGACCAAACAGCAAGTATTGTTCTAGAAAAGTCTTCAAAAGCAATTGAGtactttgaagaatatcaaaCTTGGTAG
- the SMKI05G0030 gene encoding uncharacterized protein yields MKFAIGNQTIWLDDLEHNLANGAPISIYDDIPDLNKTAMEIYSENTLEINWKGMNDFLDHLSETGNATLAKREDLLGVIINAIDPSKATNSDKLAKREGSCENGYTHNSFSCLTVWRTIRSLSSNIREFYYTYATAMIDNASGLASLGYSVASDIKNRSNKKSCNGGSDWFDVYNKRWN; encoded by the coding sequence ATGAAGTTTGCAATTGGAAACCAGACGATCTGGTTGGATGACTTGGAACATAACTTAGCTAATGGAGCACCCATTTCTATTTATGATGACATCCCAGACCTTAACAAGACTGCTATGGAAATATACTCAGAAAATACCCTAGAGATAAACTGGAAGGGCATGAATGATTTCTTAGATCACCTTTCTGAAACAGGTAATGCAACATTGGCTAAAAGGGAAGACTTACTCGGCGTGATCATTAATGCTATCGACCCGTCAAAGGCAACCAACAGCGACAAACTTGCCAAAAGAGAAGGAAGTTGTGAAAATGGGTACACTCACAATTCTTTCAGTTGTTTAACCGTCTGGCGTACTATTAGGTCATTATCTTCGAATATTCGCGAATTTTACTACACATACGCAACTGCTATGATCGATAATGCTAGCGGTTTAGCTTCGCTAGGATACTCTGTAGCTTCAGACATAAAAAACCGTTCTAACAAGAAGTCCTGCAACGGTGGTTCTGATTGGTTCGATGTTTATAACAAAAGATGGAACTAA
- the SMKI05G0010 gene encoding uncharacterized protein, which produces MAAIRVYTSASEVAKRMPRLDGLSVQELMDSKTRGGLTYNDFLVLPGLVDFPSSEVSLETKLTRNINLKTPFVSSPMDTVTESEMAIFMALSGGIGFIHHNCAPEEQAAMVRRVKNYENGFIDNPVVISPTSTVGEAKSMKKKYGFAGFPVTEDGKRNAKLVGVITSRDIQFVEDDSLLVQDVMTKNPVTGLQGITLSEGNEVLKKTKKGKLLIVDDRGHLVSMLSRTDLKKNENFPLASKSGSSKQLLCGASVGTMDSDRERLGLLVEAGLDVVILDSSQGNSIFQLNMLEWVKESFPGLEVIAGNVVTREQAANLVAAGADGLRIGMGTGSICITQEVMACGRPQGTAVYNVCEFANQFGVPCMADGGVQNIGHIMKALALGSSTVMMGGMLAGATESPGDYFYQDGERLKVYRGMGSIDAMQKTGSKGNASTSRYFSESDSVLVAQGVAGAVVDKGSIKKFIPYLYNGLQHSCQDIGCKTLTLLKENVQRGKVRFEFRTASAQVEGGVNNLYSYEKRLHN; this is translated from the coding sequence atggctGCTATTAGAGTGTACACGTCTGCTTCGGAAGTTGCCAAGAGGATGCCTCGACTGGATGGTTTGTCAGTCCAGGAACTGATGGACTCTAAGACCAGAGGTGGGTTGACTTATAACGATTTTTTGGTCTTGCCAGGCTTGGTCGACTTCCCGTCCTCTGAGGTTAGCCTGGAGACTAAGTTGACCAGGAATATCAATTTGAAGACCCCGTTCGTTTCCTCTCCAATGGACACTGTTACCGAATCAGAGATGGCCATCTTCATGGCTCTGTCGGGTGGTATTGGTTTCATTCACCATAACTGCGCTCCCGAGGAGCAAGCTGCCATGGTCAGAAGAGTCAAGAACTATGAAAATGGGTTTATTGACAACCCTGTAGTGATTTCTCCAACAAGCACGGTTGGTGAAGCTAAGAgcatgaagaagaagtatgGGTTTGCAGGCTTCCCTGTGACGGAAGATGGCAAGAGAAATGCGAAGTTGGTGGGTGTCATCACTTCTCGTGATATACAATTCGTTGAGGACGACTCTTTACTCGTTCAGGATGTCATGACCAAGAACCCTGTTACCGGTTTACAGGGTATTACCTTGTCTGAGGGTAATGAAgttttaaagaaaaccaaaaaggGTAAGCTGTTGATTGTTGACGACAGGGGTCATTTGGTGTCCATGCTTTCCAGGACtgacttgaagaagaacgaaAACTTCCCGTTAGCTTCCAAGTCTGGCAGCAGCAAGCAATTGCTATGCGGTGCTTCTGTAGGCACTATGGACTCTGATAGGGAGAGACTAGGCCTGTTGGTGGAAGCTGGCTTGGACGTGGTTATCTTAGATTCATCGCAAGGCAACTCGATTTTCCAGTTGAACATGCTCGAATGGGTGAAAGAGAGTTTCCCAGGGTTGGAAGTCATCGCTGGTAACGTTGTCACCAGGGAACAAGCTGCCAATTTGGTTGCTGCCGGTGCGGATGGTCTGAGAATCGGTATGGGAACTGGCTCTATTTGTATCACTCAAGAAGTTATGGCTTGTGGTAGGCCACAAGGTACAGCCGTCTACAACGTGTGTGAATTTGCCAACCAGTTCGGTGTTCCATGTATGGCTGACGGTGGTGTTCAAAACATCGGCCATATCATGAAGGCCTTGGCGCTTGGGTCGTCTACTGTTATGATGGGTGGTATGTTGGCTGGTGCTACCGAATCGCCCGGTGATTATTTCTATCAAGATGGTGAACGATTAAAGGTGTATCGTGGGATGGGTTCCATTGATGCGATGCAAAAGACCGGTAGCAAGGGCAATGCCTCGACCTCTCGTTACTTTTCTGAAAGCGACAGCGTTTTGGTTGCGCAAGGTGTGGCGGGTGCAGTGGTTGACAAAGGATCCATTAAGAAGTTTATTCCGTATTTGTACAACGGGCTGCAACATTCGTGTCAGGACATTGGTTGCAAGACGCTAACTCTATTGAAGGAGAATGTGCAAAGAGGCAAAGTCAGATTTGAATTCAGAACGGCATCTGCTCAAGTGGAAGGTGGTGTGAATAACTTATACTCTTATGAAAAACGTCTACATAACTAA